GGCAATGGCGACGCGGCGATTCGCCAGGCCACCCAGGTGCCGGTCAACGATCCGTTGTCGCTGATCGCCCCCATGGCGATGGTCACCGAACACCTGGGGTTCGGCCTGACGGCATCGCTGTCGTTCGAACACCCGTATCCGTTCGCGCGCAGGCTTTCGACCCTCGATCACCTGACCAAGGGCCGTATCGGCTGGAACATCGTCACGTCCTACCTGGAAAGCGGCGCCAAGAACCTGGGGCAGAAAGCCCAGACCGAACACGATGCGCGCTACGACTATGCCGAGGAGTACCTCGAGGTTTGCTACAAGCTCTGGGAAGGCAGTTGGGAAGAGGGCGCGGTACTGCGCGACCGCGAGCGCCGGGTTTTCAGCGATCCGAGCAAAATCCATGAGATCCGCCACATCGGCAAGCACTTCCAGGTGCCCGGTATTCACCTGTGCGAGCCGTCGCCGCAGCGCACGCCGGTGTTGTACCAGGCCGGTGCTTCCAGCCGTGGCAAGCAGTTTGCCGCCGAGCAGGCCGAGTGCGTTTTTGTCGCGGCACCGTCCAAGGTGCTGCTGAAAAAGACCGTTGCCGATATCCGCCGGCGTGCGGCCGAGGCCGGGCGCGATCCGAAGAAAATCCTGATTTTCAACCTGCAGACGGTGATCGTCGATGAGACCGACGCCAAGGCCAAGGCCAAGTTTGACGAGTACAAATCCTATGTCAGCTATGAAGGCGCGATGGCGCTGATCTCCGGCTGGACGGGCATCGATTTCAGCCAGTTCAAGCCGGATGAGCCGCTCAAACACGTGCACACCAATGCGATCCAGTCGGCGGTGGAAGCCTTCTCCACGGCCGATCCGAACAAGGTCTGGACGCCCAATGAACTGGCCGACTGGGTCGGTATCGGCGGCTTTGGCCCGCTGTTCGTCGGTGGCCCGCAGACCGTGGCTGACCTGTTGCAGGAATGGGTAGAGGAGACCGACGTGGACGGCTTCAACCTGGCCTACGCGCTGACCCACGAAACCTTTATCGACGCCGTCGAGTGGCTGGTGCCGGAGCTGCAGAAGCGTGGCGTGTACAAGACCGAATACGCCCAGGGTACGTTGCGTGAGAAGTTGTTTGGTGACGGTGCAAGGTTGGGCTCGAACCATCCTGGCGCGAGCTACCGCAATTTATCTGGGATACAAAAAACCAATGTGGGAGGGGGCTTGCCCCCGATAGCGGTGGGCCAGTTAGAGCACTCGTAACTGACCCAACGCTATCGGGGGCAAGCCCCTCTCCCACAGTTGTCCTGTGTTGATACAAATACAAGCCAGCGGACCACCGCACGCATACCCCCCAATAGGAGCAACCCCCTATGAGCGTGCACGAACCCAAGGCTCTCCTGGAACACCTGCGTCACTGGGCACAACTCACGCCGTTGCACATTGCCCTGCGCCACAAGCGTCAGGGACTGTGGCACGCGTGGCGCTGGATCGACACCCTGCGCGATGTAGAACGCCTGGCCGATGGTTTGCGCCAGCAAGGTTTGAGCGAGCAGTCACGGTTGGCACTCAGCGGTGCTTTTGAGCCGAACCTGCTGTTGCTGGCGTTGGCGGCCCAGTCCGTCGGCGCGCAGGTGCTGACGCTGGCCGACAACCTGGAGCCCCAGACCTTGGAACAACAGCTATGGCGTATTCGTCCCAGCCACGTCTACGTTCAAGGTCGCCAGCCCGATTGGGCGTTTACCCAGCGGTTGGATTTTGCCCAACTGCTCGGCCCGGTTGACCCGGCGCAACATGTGCAGCGTTGGTGGAATTCCACAGCCGAAACCGCGTTGTGGAGTGAAGAGGGCACCCACTGGCAAGGCGGCCTGGCGGTGATTCTGGAGCAATGGCTGCACAGCGGCCACGGCCTGGCCTTCCCGGAGAGTCCGGCGTCGGCGCGGCGTGATCGCAGCGAAGTCGCGCCCACCGGCCTGCTGTTGTCGCCGGCGCGCCTGCAGCAGGTGGCCGACGAGATCGAAACCCGCCTCGCGCCCCACGGCACCTGGCGCCGACGCCTGTGCGAGTGGGCCATCGCCGATCCGCGCAGCGGCCTGCGTCGGTTTCTGAAAAACCGCGTCCGCAGGTTATTGGGCTTTCAGCGTCTGACTTCCATCTGGCAGCCCGTCAAATCCAACGCCGAGCCGACCTGGCTGGCCGAATTCAAACGGAAAAGCGCATGAGCCAGGCCATCCTCCAGGTGCGGGACATCTCGCTGTCGTTCAAAGGCGTCAAGGCGATCAATGGGCTGTCATTCGAGGTGCAGCGCGGCGAGATCTGCGCGTTGATCGGCCCCAACGGTGCCGGCAAAAGCTCGCTGCTCAACGTGCTCAACGGTGTGTATCGCTACGATGCCGGAGAGATCGTTTTTGAAGACCAGCATTTTCAGCGCATCGACCCGTTGGGCGCGGCGCGCCGAGGCATCGGTCGCACCTTTCAGAACAACGCCTTGTTCAAAAAAATGAGCGTGCTCGACAACATCCTTACGGGTTTGTCGCGGCATATGCGCAGCACGTTGATCGAGCAGGCCCTCGGCTTGCCGCGTGCGCGACGCGAAGCCGAGGCGTTTCGCCAGCGCGGCCAAAGCATCCTCGAATTTCTTGAGTTGCAGGCCCACCGCGATGTGCTGGTGGGCAACCTGTCCTACGGCCTGCAAAAGCGCGTGGAATTGGGCCGCGCGTTGATCGCCGGGCCGAGCCTGTTGTTGCTCGACGAGCCCATGGCCGGCATGAACGCCGAGGAAAAACAGGACATGGCGCGCTTCGTCGCCGATGTGAAC
The sequence above is drawn from the Pseudomonas quebecensis genome and encodes:
- a CDS encoding AMP-binding protein; this translates as MSVHEPKALLEHLRHWAQLTPLHIALRHKRQGLWHAWRWIDTLRDVERLADGLRQQGLSEQSRLALSGAFEPNLLLLALAAQSVGAQVLTLADNLEPQTLEQQLWRIRPSHVYVQGRQPDWAFTQRLDFAQLLGPVDPAQHVQRWWNSTAETALWSEEGTHWQGGLAVILEQWLHSGHGLAFPESPASARRDRSEVAPTGLLLSPARLQQVADEIETRLAPHGTWRRRLCEWAIADPRSGLRRFLKNRVRRLLGFQRLTSIWQPVKSNAEPTWLAEFKRKSA
- a CDS encoding LLM class flavin-dependent oxidoreductase, with translation MAREIRLNAFDMNCVGHQSPGLWAHPRDRSWQYKDLEYWTDLAKILERGKFDGLFIADVLGIYDVYNGNGDAAIRQATQVPVNDPLSLIAPMAMVTEHLGFGLTASLSFEHPYPFARRLSTLDHLTKGRIGWNIVTSYLESGAKNLGQKAQTEHDARYDYAEEYLEVCYKLWEGSWEEGAVLRDRERRVFSDPSKIHEIRHIGKHFQVPGIHLCEPSPQRTPVLYQAGASSRGKQFAAEQAECVFVAAPSKVLLKKTVADIRRRAAEAGRDPKKILIFNLQTVIVDETDAKAKAKFDEYKSYVSYEGAMALISGWTGIDFSQFKPDEPLKHVHTNAIQSAVEAFSTADPNKVWTPNELADWVGIGGFGPLFVGGPQTVADLLQEWVEETDVDGFNLAYALTHETFIDAVEWLVPELQKRGVYKTEYAQGTLREKLFGDGARLGSNHPGASYRNLSGIQKTNVGGGLPPIAVGQLEHS
- a CDS encoding ABC transporter ATP-binding protein, whose protein sequence is MSQAILQVRDISLSFKGVKAINGLSFEVQRGEICALIGPNGAGKSSLLNVLNGVYRYDAGEIVFEDQHFQRIDPLGAARRGIGRTFQNNALFKKMSVLDNILTGLSRHMRSTLIEQALGLPRARREAEAFRQRGQSILEFLELQAHRDVLVGNLSYGLQKRVELGRALIAGPSLLLLDEPMAGMNAEEKQDMARFVADVNRDLGTTVVLIEHDIGVVMGLSDHVVVLDYGRKVGDGTPAEVQANPDVIAAYLGVAH